The proteins below come from a single Lates calcarifer isolate ASB-BC8 linkage group LG11, TLL_Latcal_v3, whole genome shotgun sequence genomic window:
- the LOC108873379 gene encoding transcription factor 20 has protein sequence MEQGPEGLGNYMNSSLTPGLDLYHDGVHGNLWHPGFYGPDQSGGPVPESSGGEESDSGSDVIFLVSSAKEPLLCSSFIQDSVRHIVEPLSPAVSSLDEGRGCYHLPQPLSSPSPDSSYSEDSSDSSVDIPVHHTRPVVLLSDLSAVYGNPVESPVDVSSDDSDVIEVSVTNEKKKSRTFPYKKNIPCKKSLMRETPPQSEGEKAPAREVRRSTRIRKSVSETPQFTSSVSRHSLRRQVKNDAVGIYNESCDSDDMMEYAVRVSSPEADESVLQPNVSQRVSSNNSEESEVDIRTERKSQQQQPHCKSSYSKGVKRKKPLAIHKSKKLRRTKQKQKHRVPPQQHLKASSHRSVSTNQKTVTRRKRKRRTQTGPSALFSPREPEIKLKYANIREEKKDKKSDGFCPFVHMEQRMCTVVNYQEEEATVRRISRGGGGQQQQTGTRALSGFVPNTSCFQLGRLSSESRCQATLSCCLCGQTANVMGLGDLHGPYYPTGPPADCQNCRTEQKEEENSHGLANSHSVNSSDGGCDGRDPSGDNNSLPKVPLHLDECWIHEDCGIWSAGVFLVRGKLYGLEEAARLAQETVCSTCQQTGAIMGCFQKGCPRNYHYRCAIQSGCVLNEENFSMRCTEHKNKSFTSTTRQHKR, from the exons ATGGAGCAGGGCCCCGAGGGTTTGGGTAACTACATGAACTCGTCGCTGACTCCAGGCCTGGATCTGTACCACGATGGGGTTCATGGCAACCTGTGGCATCCAGGTTTCTATGGGCCTGACCAGAGTGGCGGCCCTGTTCCTGAAAGCAGCGGCGGTGAGGAGAGCGACAGCGGCTCAGACGTTATTTTCCTTGTCTCCTCGGCGAAGGAGCCGCTCTTGTGCAGCTCATTCATCCAGGACAGCGTGAGACACATCGTGGAGCCCCTGTCGCCGGCCGTGTCCTCGCTGGACGAAGGGCGAGGTTGCTATCACCTACCTCAGCCTCTGAGCTCGCCCAGTCCCGACAGCTCGTACTCGGAGGACTCCTCGGACAGCTCGGTTGACATTCCCGTTCATCACACCAGGCCCGTGGTCCTCTTGTCGGACCTCAGTGCCGTTTACGGCAACCCCGTCGAATCTCCTGTCGACGTCTCCAGCGATGACAGCGACGTCATTGAAGTTTCAGTcacaaatgaaaagaagaaaagccgAACCTTCCCTTACAAGAAAAATATTCCCTGTAAGAAGAGTCTCATGAGAGAAACGCCACCTCAGAGCGAAGGGGAAAAGGCTCCAGCTCGAGAAGTTAGACGAAGTACCAGAATCAGGAAGTCTGTGTCTGAAACACCTCAGTTCACCAGCAGCGTGTCACGGCACAGTTTGAGGAGGCAGGTCAAAAACGACGCGGTGGGTATCTACAACGAAAGCTGTGACTCTGACGACATGATGGAGTATGCGGTGAGGGTGTCGAGCCCAGAGGCGGATGAGTCCGTTTTGCAACCAAATGTGTCACAAAGAGTTAGCAGTAATAACTCGGAGGAGTCTGAGGTGGACATTCGGACAGAGAGGAagtcgcagcagcagcagcctcactGCAAATCTTCGTACTCAAAAGGCGTCAAACGGAAGAAGCCGCTCGCCATtcataaaagtaaaaagttgAGACgaaccaaacagaaacagaaacacagggtTCCTCCACAGCAGCACCTAAAGGCTTCGTCCCACCGGAGTGTATCGACAAACCAAAAAACTGTCACGAGGCGGAAGAGGAAAAGGCGAACTCAGACTGgaccttctgctctgttttccCCCAGGGAGCCGGAAATCAAGCTCAAATATGCAAACAttagagaggagaagaaggacaAGAAGTCGGACGGGTTTTGCCCCTTCGTTCACATGGAGCAGAGGATGTGCACTGTTGTCAACTATCAGGAAGAGGAGGCGACGGTGAGGAGGATCagtagaggaggaggtgggcagcagcagcagacaggcacCAGGGCTCTGTCTGGATTCGTGCCCAACACCTCCTGTTTCCAGCTGGGTCGCCTTAGCTCAGAGAGCAGGTGTCAGGCCACGCTATCGTGCTGCCTCTGCGGCCAGACTGCCAATGTCATGGGCCTCGGGGACCTTCATGGCCCCTACTACCCCACTGGCCCGCCTGCGGACTGCCAGAACTGCAGGACTgagcagaaagaggaagaaaactcACATGGACTCGCTAATAGCCATTCAGTAAATTCCTCAGATGGTGGTTGCGATGGTCGTGACCCCTCTGGCGACAACAACTCCCTCCCAAAGGTGCCTCTTCATCTGGATGAGTGCTGGATCCACGAAGACTGCGGTATCTGGTCCGCTGGCGTCTTCCTAGTTCGAGGGAAGCTGTACGGGTTGGAGGAGGCGGCCCGGCTTGCACAGGAAACA gTGTGTTCAACATGCCAACAAACAGGTGCAATAATGGGTTGTTTCCAGAAGGGCTGTCCCAGAAACTACCACTACAGATGTGCCATTCAGTCAG gctGTGTCCTCAATGAAGAGAACTTCTCGATGAGATGTACAGAGCACAAG AACAAATCGTTCACGAGTACAACCAGACAACACAAGAGATGA
- the LOC108873378 gene encoding myosin phosphatase Rho-interacting protein has translation MSGEKATSPCNKFQANIFNKSKCQNCFKSRELHLLNDHDKEQAKPIYGGWLCLAPEGTDFDNPMQRSRKWQRRFFILYEHGSLSFALDELPSTLPQGTVNMNLCTDITDAEPRTGQRNALCIVTPEQEIFIRGDNKEIINGWSEQLAVYLRTNKQNQKKKRKVEPVATQEPSPAKMAATDPAESGCGRWQEDQQGRGPDVTPIWTVTDPDPPGLERTPAGNPSVYLCPVSPDSLTSNSTGSPVLDPAANGNANPAGGNNQLAESNNIQTSANNKNQSQDRSHGSTAERILGSEATKKEQGGGAAASRKGRSEARTSKREKLQSCGDLAQLSAPPPQRRAKSLDRRTSDTVMTPDLLNFKKGWMVKLDENNQWKKYWFVLSTDSLRYYKDSVTEEASDLEGEIDLTRCYNVSEYQVQRNYGFQIHTPTAVYTLSAMTAGIRKNWIQSLMKNVHPANAPDVASLPGHHLPCSPPEALPKPDVTQDSTVIPTDPHPKPRSVTEKRREGRYRTFDWAEFRPQNKLPTTTPESDPQRAKSPCSLELGDLERRRRREERRRRYESMLGFSLSWDETRHKMEDDGGGVRVLSPKSQQKVEEEIEECWRQVENTVFRLERRVPLFTETKDMVEMEKLLDGYRKGVEDLKVQLAESERHRLELEAQLSPEGSQQHQVTSLDPPLDLETDFCRSDSNEKPSNSQTESLKDVYEETRDLSQETQEPPSSAPQMPSIWLHDTEGNFQELGDLFSESEATPLLSPASDGECDGEITGLNFDSTTTKFPTSETKIIHSDYSSDSKSTVGGDSSPTRLVEQHIPPDQAIVRRLSQEVELLTSQNEALNQRNQEMLNQLTEADREIERLKAELSSRYTEPHHLPEVEQQGEMRLEDLERELSLRTQELLEAQTLITSLEENLRETEVLLQTNVPTEREETGEEKEGYLLRCFEATEAKLTELEKRLDQSETNYKELQVQNEELKEAEKLYRQRAAEAEADVRRLQEEKRCVTGEERIQQVIEGMITRLEALGKLLEVIDKLDFGAESECEEKMSAVESQLRWEETFWSLLLDELQVSPSLSEEEKSVELMMMLEREMLLSGLPEISSRTDLDVISTSASVTATEAKTIELCDFKAITQVKISLLNHIAASLSTSTPEKLQLIADKFSEFHVSERTRFGFIHSAATESLYCCHLNRLRAKYEKELEETKQKLLDCSSSCLKLKEENKELKERLSNLEGEKMNMCCQTDEIFQEDKIMEEEVEEVESSLNHTETPPLGIQEVSYENSEESDESQQETDPDLEPERVLELRRRVKELEELLTVTVQEVKEEFDRKTSSAQTQHEKEMEKMKVTCELGFASMEESHRKMVEELQRRHQQEVERLLVERDQLLEEESAATATAIEAIKNAHRLELEREVQRRCQSENINGNTNLEEIHKQHSGELASFQRELEVLSQQFSLKCLENGHLVQALDAERKALCQCQQENQDLRTRNQELSGHLAAEITRLCSLAKQDDLPLSQGMDIYEMEITLRVKESEVQCLKQEITSLKDELQAAQRDKRNATKKYKDMYTELSIIRAKTQREMDELRENLRLAHRALDQTSP, from the exons CCGAGCACTTTGCCTCAGGGAACGGTGAACATGAATCTGTGCACAGACATCACCGACGCCGAGCCCAGGACGGGACAGAGAAACGCCCTCTGCATCGTCACGCCGGAGCAGGAAATATTCATCCGTGGTGACAATAAAGAGATTATCAATGG GTGGAGTGAACAGCTCGCAGTGTATCTACgaaccaacaaacaaaatcagaagAAGAAACGTAAAGTGGAACCTGTCGCCACCCAG GAGCCCAGTCCTGCAAAGATGGCTGCAACTGATCCGGCAGAGTCCGGCTGTGGTCGGTGGCAGGAAGACCAGCAGGGCAGGGGACCGGATGTGACCCCCATCTGGACTGTCACAGACCCAGACCCCCCGGGCCTGGAGCGGACCCCTGCAG GCAACCCGTCTGTCTACCTGTGCCCGGTCTCCCCGGACTCACTGACCTCAAACAGCACCGGGAGCCCAGTTTTGGACCCGGCAGCCAACGGAAACGCCAACCCCGCTGGCGGTAACAACCAGCTGGCCGAGTCAAACAACATCCAGACGTCAGCAAACAACAAGAACCAGAGCCAGGACAGAAG CCATGGCAGCACGGCAGAGAGGATTCTGGGATCGGAGGCCACCAAGAAGGAGCAGGGAGGGGGCGCAGCAGCTTCCAGGAAGGGCAGGAGTGAAGCTCGCACCAGCAAACGAGAG AAGCTGCAGTCGTGCGGTGACTTGGCCCAGCTCAGCGCTCCCCCTCCCCAGAGACGAGCCAAGTCTCTGGACCGCAGGACGTCGGACACGGTCATGACG ccAGATTTACTGAACTTCAAGAAAGGCTGGATGGTGAAGTTGGATGAAAATAACCAG TGGAAGAAATACTGGTTTGTGCTGTCGACTGACAGCCTGAGATACTACAAGGACTCAGTCACTGAGGAG GCTTCAGACCTCGAAGGAGAAATCGACCTGACGAGGTGTTATAATGTGTCTGAGTACCAGGTGCAGAGGAACTACGGTTTTCAGATCCAT ACGCCAACGGCCGTCTACACGCTGTCGGCCATGACAGCAGGGATACGCAAGAACTGGATCCAGTCTCTGATGAAGAATGTTCATCCAGCCAACGCTCCAGATGTGGCCAG TTTACCTGGCCACCACCTTCCCTGCAGCCCACCTGAGGCTCTCCCCAAACCAGATGTGACCCAGGACTCCACCGTCATCCCCACAGACCCTCACCCCAAACCCAGGAGCGTGACGGAGAAACGGCGGGAAGGCCGCTACAGAACCTTCGACTGGGCCGAGTTCAGACCTCAGAACAAACTGCCGACAACGACGCCGGAGTCCGACCCCCAGAGGGCAAAATCCCCGTGCTCGCTGGAGCTGGGCGACctagagagaaggaggaggcgggaggagaggaggaggaggtacgAGAGCATGCTGGGCTTCTCTCTGAGCTGGGACGAGACTAGACATAAGATGGAGGATGATGGCGGCGGCGTCAGAGTGCTGAGTCCGAAATCACAGCagaaagtggaggaggagatagaggaGTGCTGGAGGCAGGTGGAGAATACGGTGTTCAGGCTGGAGAGGAGAGTCCCTCTGTTTACTGAGACCAAGGACATGGTGGAGATGGAGAAGCTGCTGGACGGCTACAGGAAGGGG GTTGAGGATCTGAAGGTTCAGCTGGCAGAGTCAGAGCGTCACAGACTGGAGCTTGAGGCTCAGCTGAGTCCAGAAGGATCTCAGCAGCACCAGGTCACATCG cTGGATCCTCCACTAGATCTTGAAACAGATTTTTGCCGATCAGACTCAaatgaaaaaccatcaaacagcCAAACAGAGAGTCTGAAAGATGTATACGAAGAGACCAGAGATCtgtcacaggaaacacaggaacCACCTTCATCAGCGCCTCAGATGCCGAGCATCTGGCTTCATGACACCGAGGGAAACTTCCAAGAACTGGGAGATCTCTTCTCTGAGAGTGAAGCTACACCTTTACTTTCACCTGCATCAGACGGAGAGTGTGACGGAGAGATTACAGGACTGAACTTTGACAGCACGACAACCAAATTTCCCAcctcagaaacaaaaataattcacaGTGACTACAGCTCAGATTCAAAGTCGACAGTTGGAGGTGACAGCTCACCTACCCGTCTCGTGGAGCAGCACATCCCTCCGGACCAGGCAATAGTGAGGAGGCTCTCCCAGGAGGTGGAGCTGCTCACCAGCCAGAACGAGGCTCTCAACCAGCGCAACCAGGAGATGCTGAACCAGCTGACGGAGGCCGACCGCGAGATAGAGCGGCTGAAGGCGGAGCTCAGCAGCCGGTACACCGAGCCCCACCACCTCCCAGAGGTGGAGCAGCAGGGGGAGATGAGGCTGGAAGATCTGGAGAGGGAGCTGAGCCTGAGGACCCAGGAGCTCCTGGAGGCCCAGACCCTGATCACATCTCTGGAGGAGAAtctgagggagacagaggtgtTGCTGCAGACAAACGTCccgacagagagggaggaaacgggggaggagaaggagggataCCTGCTGAGGTGCTTCGAGGCGACGGAGGCGAAGCTGACGGAGCTGGAGAAGCGGCTCGACCAATCAGAAACGAACTACAAGGAGCTGCAGGTGCAAAACGAAGAGctgaaggaggcagagaaacTGTATcgacagagagctgcagaggcGGAGGCTGACGTCAGGAGGTTACAGGAAGAGAAGAGGTGTGTAACCGGAGAAGAAAGGATCCAGCAAGTGATAGAGGGGATGATCACGAGGTTGGAGGCTTTGGGGAAATTACTGGAGGTGATCGACAAGTTGGATTTTGGGGCAGAAAGTGAGTGCGAGGAAAAGATGTCTGCGGTGGAAAGTCAGCTGAGGTGGGAGGAAACATTCTGGAGTTTACTTCTCGACGAGCTGCAGGTCAGTCCTTCGCTGTCGGAGGAGGAGAAATCTGTggagctgatgatgatgttggagagagagatgctgctTTCAGGCCTCCCTGAGATCAGCTCACGCACAGATCTGGATGTTATCTCAACTTCTGCAAGTGTAACAGCAACAGAAGCAAAAACGATCGAGCTGTGCGACTTTAAAGCGATCACCCAGGTGAAAATCTCTTTGCTGAACCACATTGCCGCCTCCCTCAGCACCTCTACCCCAGAGAAACTCCAGCTGATCGCGGATAAGTTTAGCGAATTTCACGTTTCAGAGCGCACTCGGTTCGGTTTCATCCACTCTGCAGCCACCGAGTCACTGTACTGCTGTCATTTAAACCGGCTTCGGGCAAAATATGAGAAGGAGCTCGAAGAAACCAAACAGAAACTTCtcgactgcagcagcagctgtttgaaaCTGAAGGAGGAAAACAAGGAGCTGAAAGAAAGACTGTCAAACCTTGAAGGAGAAAAGATGAACATGTGCTGTCAGACAGATGAGATCTTCCAGGAAGATAAAataatggaggaggaggtggaggaggtggagtcCTCGCTTAACCATACTGAAACCCCACCTTTGGGAATCCAGGAGGTGTCGTATGAAAACTCAGAGGAAAGCGACGAATCCCAACAGGAAACAGATCCAGACCTGGAGCCGGAGCGAGTTTTAGAACTGAGAAGAAGAgtgaaggagctggaggagctgctgacCGTCACCGTGcaggaggtgaaagaggagTTCGACAGGAAAACGAGTTCAGCTCAGACTCAACAcgagaaggagatggagaagatgaag GTCACATGTGAGCTGGGGTTTGCCTCCATGGAGGAGTCTCACCGGAAGAtggtggaggagctgcagcGCCGACACCAGCAGGAGGTGGAGCGCCTCCTGGTGGAGAGAGATCaactgctggaggaggagagcgcaGCGACTGCAACCG CGATCGAAGCGATCAAGAACGCCCACCGTCTGGAGCTGGAGCGGGAGGTGCAGAGGAGGTGTCAGTCAGAAAACATCAACGGAAACACAAACCTGgaggaaatacacaaacaacacag TGGGGAGCTGGCCTCCTTCCAGCGGGAGCTCGAGGTTTTGTCACAGCAGTTTTCTCTGAAGTGTCTGGAGAACGGACACCTGGTCCAGGCTCTGGATGCAGAGAGGAAGGCcctgtgtcagtgtcagcaggAGAACCAGGACCTGAGGACCAGAAACCAG gAGCTGAGCGGTCACCTCGCAGCAGAGATCACCAGACTGTGTTCGCTCGCCAAACAGGACGACCTGCCGCTCAGTCAGGGTATGGACATCTACGAGATGGAG atcACGTTGCGAGTGAAGGAGTCGGAGGTTCAGTGTCTGAAGCAGGAGATCACGTCTCTGAAAGATGAACTGCAGGCGGCTCAGAGG GACAAGAGGAACGCAACAAAGAAATACAAGGACATGTACACCGAGCTGAGCATCATCAGAGcgaaaacacagagagagatggacgAACTGAGAGAAAACCTGAGGCTGGCTCATCGAGCTCTGGACCAGACTTCACCGTGA